A stretch of Lutra lutra chromosome 9, mLutLut1.2, whole genome shotgun sequence DNA encodes these proteins:
- the GINS1 gene encoding DNA replication complex GINS protein PSF1 isoform X2, translated as MFCEKAMELVRELHRAPEGQLPAFNEDGLRQVLEEMKALYEQNQSDVNEVKSGGQSDLIPTIKFRHCSLLRNRRCAVAYLYDRLLRIRALRWEYGSVLPNALRFHMSAEEMEWFNRYKKSLATYMRSLGRDEGLDITQDMKPPKSLYIEVRCLKDYGEFEVDDGTSVLLKKNSQDQLQNVLVPVF; from the exons ATGTTCTGCGAAAAGGCCATGGAGCTGGTCCGCGAGCTGCATCGCGCGCCAGAAGGGCAGCTGCCCGCCTTCAAT gaGGATGGACTCAGGCAAGTTCTGGAGGAGATGAAAGCTTTATATGAACAAAACCAGTCTGATGT GAATGAAGTAAAGTCGGGTGGACAAAGTGACTTGATACCAACCATCAAGTTTCGACACTGTTCTTTGTTAAGAAATCGACGCTGTGCTGTAGCATACCT GTATGACCGATTGCTTCGGATCAGAGCACTCAGGTGGGAGTACGGCAGCGTCCTGCCCAATGCCTTACGATTTCACATGTCTGCTGAAGAA ATGGAGTGGTTCAATCGTTATAAAAAATCCCTTGCTACCTATATGAGGTCACTGGGAAGAGATGAAGGTTTGGACATCACACAGGATATGAAACCTCCGAAAAGCCTATATATCGAG gtgcGGTGTCTAAAAGACTATGGAGAATTTGAAGTTGATGATGGTACTTCagtcctgttaaaaaaaaatagccag